Proteins encoded in a region of the Bombina bombina isolate aBomBom1 chromosome 12, aBomBom1.pri, whole genome shotgun sequence genome:
- the LOC128643044 gene encoding LOW QUALITY PROTEIN: arfaptin-1-like (The sequence of the model RefSeq protein was modified relative to this genomic sequence to represent the inferred CDS: substituted 1 base at 1 genomic stop codon): MSEDSPRSTAAEIAVTSNGAVDDTIEHSYNSDLKRSIQAGLGLSETQITSHGFDGNKEGIIEAGSFQAERERTQQKSGPIVLAEDPRSTAIEKFELVRRWSLNTYKCTRQIISEKLGRGSRTVDLELEAQIEILRDNKKKYENVLKLAQTLSSQLYQMVQTQRQMGDAFADLSLKSLELHEEFGYNADTQKLLAKNGETLLGAINFFISSVNTLVNKTIEDTLVTVKHXETARIEYDAYRTDLEELNLGPRDATTMPKIEQSQQLFQTHKEKYDKMRNDVSIKLKFLEENKVKVLHNQLVLFHNAIAGYFAGNQKQLEQTLKQFHVKLKTPGVDAPSWLEEQ; encoded by the coding sequence ATGTCTGAAGACTCCCCAAGAAGCACAGCAGCTGAAATAGCCGTGACCAGCAATGGAGCAGTTGATGATACAATAGAGCACAGTTATAATTCGGACTTAAAGCGGTCAATACAAGCTGGACTTGGCCTTTCAGAAACCCAGATCACCTCTCATGGCTTTGATGGCAATAAAGAAGGAATCATTGAAGCTGGCTCTTTTCAAGCAGAACGAGAGAGGACACAGCAGAAAAGTGGACCCATTGTTCTGGCAGAAGACCCAAGAAGCACAGCTATTGAAAAGTTTGAACTTGTAAGAAGATGGAGTTTAAATACATACAAGTGCACCCGCCAGATCATCTCGGAAAAGTTAGGTCGTGGCTCCAGAACAGTCGACCTGGAGCTTGAAGCTCAAATAGAAATTCTTCGAGATAACAAAAAGAAGTATGAAAATGTACTGAAGTTGGCACAGACGCTCTCTTCACAGCTCTATCAGATGGTGCAGACCCAGAGGCAGATGGGAGATGCTTTTGCAGACCTCAGCTTGAAGTCTTTAGAGCTACATGAGGAATTTGGGTACAATGCAGATACTCAGAAGCTTCTGGCCAAGAATGGAGAAACTCTTCTTGGGGCCATCAACTTTTTCATCTCTAGTGTAAACACATTAGTTAACAAAACAATTGAAGATACACTGGTTACAGTGAAGCATTAAGAAACAGCAAGAATTGAATATGATGCATACCGCACAGACTTGGAGGAGCTAAATTTGGGACCACGTGATGCCACAACAATGCCTAAGATTGAACAGTCACAGCAACTTTTCCAAACACACAAGGAGAAGTATGACAAAATGCGAAATGATGTTTCTATCAAACTGAAGTTCCTGGAAGAAAATAAGGTAAAAGTTCTGCATAATCAACTAGTCCTATTCCACAATGCTATTGCTGGCTATTTTGCCGGGAACCAGAAGCAGCTTGAACAGACGTTGAAACAGTTCCACGTTAAATTGAAAACTCCGGGGGTTGATGCCCCATCCTGGCTGGAAGAGCAGTAA